In the Paenibacillus pabuli genome, one interval contains:
- a CDS encoding aldo/keto reductase: MELREYGNTGMKVSTLGFGGSEIGSNVSKQDVETLLNTALDAGLNVIDTAECYGNSEELIGDVLSHRRDDYYLFTKCGHAAGVDGPDWDPKVLEQTIDRSLRRLKTEYVDVIHLHSCSEEVLRQGAVIEVLQRAKEAGKTRFIGYSGDTTNALYAIGTGVFDSLETSLNIADQEAIDLTLPEARKRNMGVIAKRPIANAAWTFDTLSEDAYPFVYWRRLQELGYGFLTGNDVQAAVETALRFTLSTEGVDTAIVGTTKPNRWQQNADLVAKGALPQELYDEIRTRWQEIAGSDWTGRT, from the coding sequence ATGGAACTGCGTGAATATGGAAACACAGGCATGAAAGTAAGCACGCTCGGATTTGGCGGATCCGAAATTGGAAGCAACGTATCCAAGCAAGACGTGGAAACACTCCTGAATACCGCTTTGGATGCCGGATTGAACGTCATTGATACCGCCGAGTGTTACGGGAACAGTGAGGAATTGATTGGAGACGTACTTTCGCACCGGCGTGATGACTATTATTTGTTTACCAAATGCGGACATGCTGCCGGGGTAGATGGCCCTGATTGGGATCCCAAGGTGCTGGAACAAACGATTGACCGTAGTCTAAGAAGACTCAAAACGGAGTATGTGGATGTCATCCATTTGCATAGCTGCTCGGAAGAGGTTCTCCGGCAAGGGGCGGTAATCGAAGTGCTGCAGCGAGCCAAGGAAGCCGGAAAGACTAGGTTTATCGGTTATAGCGGGGACACAACGAACGCGTTATATGCGATCGGAACCGGCGTGTTCGACAGTTTGGAAACATCGCTAAACATTGCGGACCAAGAAGCGATCGATCTGACATTGCCTGAGGCGAGAAAAAGAAACATGGGTGTCATCGCCAAACGGCCGATTGCCAATGCTGCATGGACGTTTGATACACTCTCTGAAGATGCCTACCCATTCGTATACTGGAGACGGTTGCAGGAACTGGGCTACGGTTTTCTGACAGGTAATGATGTGCAAGCAGCGGTCGAAACGGCCCTTCGTTTCACGTTAAGTACGGAGGGAGTCGATACGGCTATTGTCGGCACAACGAAGCCGAACCGTTGGCAGCAAAATGCTGACCTGGTGGCTAAAGGAGCGCTTCCGCAGGAACTGTACGATGAAATCAGGACTAGATGGCAGGAAATTGCCGGATCGGATTGGACCGGACGTACCTAA
- the xerS gene encoding tyrosine recombinase XerS, with amino-acid sequence MTNVQKEIDRRKLDDKLPSMPWFVQQFIDYKLPDLSPSTLLEYLRDYDTFFSWLRAEGLSEAESNREVTLTELEVLRMDSVTSFRLFLATKREGANSRITVSRKLSSLRSLFHYLSQIAEDEDFYPLLKRNIMAKIEIKRTHKPKDTAAKLKGKLLEDEELLEFIGYILEGYALDMQKNKQALYSHELNKERDACIASLILNSGLRVSEVVNLNIDDLDLNNKLLYVYRKGNNDETFKTPVYFREQAKDELANYMQLRQSRYRTPKREKGLFIALRNGESEGSRMTKRAIQAMIMKYAKCFGKPYLTVHKLRHSFATDYYLQNDIYKTKEQLGHASTETTEIYAHLTDKTMSEAIERRTEGTGS; translated from the coding sequence TTGACCAATGTGCAAAAAGAGATTGATCGACGCAAGCTGGATGATAAGCTGCCTTCCATGCCTTGGTTCGTTCAGCAATTCATAGATTATAAGCTGCCTGATTTATCCCCCTCCACCCTGCTGGAGTACTTAAGGGATTATGATACTTTTTTCAGTTGGCTGCGTGCGGAAGGATTGTCCGAGGCTGAGTCAAACCGGGAAGTGACGCTAACTGAACTTGAGGTATTACGGATGGATTCGGTAACCTCATTCCGATTGTTCCTGGCTACCAAACGGGAAGGAGCCAACTCGAGAATTACAGTATCCCGCAAACTGTCCTCTCTTCGCTCACTCTTTCATTATTTGAGCCAAATTGCCGAAGATGAAGACTTCTATCCGCTGCTGAAACGAAATATTATGGCCAAGATTGAGATCAAACGCACACATAAGCCAAAAGACACCGCGGCGAAGCTGAAAGGGAAACTATTAGAGGACGAGGAGCTGCTTGAGTTTATCGGATATATCCTCGAAGGATACGCTCTCGATATGCAAAAAAACAAACAAGCCCTGTATTCCCACGAACTCAACAAAGAACGGGATGCATGCATTGCCAGTCTTATTCTGAATTCTGGACTACGGGTATCCGAAGTGGTTAACCTGAATATTGACGATCTGGACTTGAACAACAAACTGTTATATGTTTACCGCAAAGGTAACAATGATGAAACGTTCAAGACACCGGTATATTTCAGGGAGCAGGCCAAGGACGAGCTGGCCAATTACATGCAGCTGCGGCAATCGAGGTATCGCACACCCAAACGGGAAAAAGGACTATTCATTGCGCTCCGTAACGGTGAGTCCGAAGGCAGTCGAATGACCAAACGGGCGATTCAGGCCATGATTATGAAATATGCCAAATGTTTTGGCAAGCCGTATCTCACTGTGCACAAGCTGCGGCATTCCTTTGCGACAGATTATTACCTGCAAAATGATATCTATAAAACAAAGGAACAGCTTGGACATGCCTCAACAGAGACCACAGAAATTTATGCACATCTCACTGACAAAACGATGTCTGAAGCCATTGAGCGTCGTACCGAAGGTACGGGTTCATAA
- a CDS encoding MDR family MFS transporter, giving the protein MKNQKWSTRGNSMASQLKQIHPLAWTIIVGTIFGRMATSMSIPFLSIYLTQQMGASPTETGIIVAVSALVGVFASFYGGYISDRIGRKKVLFMSVFGWALVFIGFALSDKIWLFFIMNALNGICRALFEPTSRALLSDITPPSSKLLVFNLRYAAINLGVVFGPLLGLYLGLSDSNLSFLVAGGVYIAYGILLIVQFILHPLQQGEQGSGTAEPIRLKQAFRITSGDPVFMFVLIGTIFCVLGYGHFSSTLPQFMAINPNMTDGAKWFGYMLSLNAVVVLAVQFPVVRIASRFPPVVPLITGNIMVSVSLLLFGWAQSPWMLVTAVVIFTVGEVLMFTLMDVLVDRIAKPELKGTYFGMIGFNNLGNVSAPILGGFLLDSFGANQPLLVFAPIAISAVCGVPFLWIAHQRLQAREQQPT; this is encoded by the coding sequence ATGAAAAATCAGAAGTGGTCAACAAGGGGGAACAGCATGGCTTCACAGTTAAAACAAATTCATCCACTGGCGTGGACGATCATCGTGGGTACGATCTTTGGACGTATGGCGACCTCGATGAGCATTCCATTTCTGTCCATTTATTTAACACAGCAGATGGGGGCATCGCCAACCGAGACAGGAATAATTGTGGCCGTGAGCGCGCTCGTTGGAGTTTTTGCCAGCTTCTATGGGGGATACATCTCGGACCGGATTGGGCGAAAAAAAGTGTTGTTTATGTCGGTTTTTGGCTGGGCGCTCGTATTTATTGGGTTTGCCCTATCGGATAAGATCTGGCTGTTTTTTATCATGAACGCACTCAACGGCATTTGCCGGGCATTATTTGAACCAACATCCAGGGCATTGTTATCGGACATCACACCACCTTCAAGCAAGCTGCTTGTATTCAATTTGAGGTATGCAGCGATAAACCTGGGAGTCGTGTTTGGACCATTGTTGGGATTGTATTTGGGATTATCGGATTCCAATTTGTCCTTTTTGGTCGCTGGAGGAGTATACATAGCTTACGGCATTCTATTAATTGTTCAGTTTATTCTTCATCCGCTGCAGCAGGGTGAGCAGGGTTCGGGGACGGCAGAGCCGATCCGTTTGAAACAAGCTTTTCGCATAACGAGTGGGGATCCTGTCTTTATGTTTGTTTTGATTGGGACAATCTTTTGTGTACTCGGATATGGGCATTTTAGCTCGACTTTGCCGCAATTCATGGCGATTAACCCAAATATGACAGATGGAGCGAAATGGTTTGGATACATGCTTTCCTTAAACGCAGTGGTTGTTCTCGCCGTTCAATTTCCGGTGGTTCGTATCGCGAGTCGCTTTCCACCTGTAGTGCCGCTCATTACAGGCAACATTATGGTATCTGTCAGTCTGCTGCTGTTTGGGTGGGCACAAAGTCCATGGATGCTGGTGACGGCAGTGGTCATTTTTACTGTAGGGGAAGTACTCATGTTCACGTTGATGGATGTTCTGGTGGATCGGATTGCGAAGCCGGAACTGAAAGGAACATATTTCGGCATGATCGGATTCAACAATCTGGGCAATGTCAGTGCTCCGATTCTGGGCGGATTTTTGCTGGATAGCTTTGGGGCTAACCAACCATTGCTTGTATTTGCACCCATTGCGATAAGTGCTGTATGCGGGGTTCCATTTTTATGGATAGCACATCAACGACTACAGGCAAGGGAACAGCAACCAACGTAG
- a CDS encoding sugar ABC transporter ATP-binding protein has translation MHIQMHNIHKAFGTNQVLSGVDFELREGEVHALMGENGAGKSTLMNILIGLHQRDQGTISIDEKETYFGSPKEAEKLGIAFIHQELNVWPEMTVLDNLFIGKEMTSSLGLLNTKQMKALASEQFAKLSVQIPLERPAGECSVGQQQMIEIAKALMTDAKVIIMDEPTAALTEREIQKLFGVITALKKNGVSIVYISHRMEEIFTICDRITVMRDGRTVDTKPIPQTSFDEVVRKMVGRELTERYPARNPSYGEVVLEVRDASIKGLFQNVSFNVRAGEIVGFSGLMGSGRTEIMRAIFGLDTMNSGEVWIRGKKANIRKPSDAVRHGIGFITEDRKDEGLVLDFSIRENMALPNLFSFSSKGFISTAKEQDFVDTLIKRLQIKTQSSETAARNLSGGNQQKVVIAKWVGIGPSVLILDEPTRGVDVGAKREIYQLMNELTERGVAIIMVSSELPEVLGMSDRIVVVHEGRISGELTREEATQENIMTLATGGQ, from the coding sequence ATGCATATTCAGATGCACAACATTCATAAAGCATTTGGCACCAATCAGGTGCTTAGCGGAGTGGATTTCGAACTGAGGGAAGGTGAGGTTCATGCCCTGATGGGTGAGAACGGAGCCGGCAAATCCACGCTGATGAACATTTTGATCGGACTCCATCAGCGTGATCAGGGAACGATCTCCATTGATGAGAAGGAAACCTATTTTGGAAGTCCAAAGGAAGCAGAGAAACTAGGCATCGCATTTATTCATCAGGAGCTGAACGTTTGGCCTGAAATGACGGTCCTCGATAATCTGTTCATCGGCAAGGAAATGACATCTTCCTTAGGACTGCTCAATACGAAACAAATGAAAGCGCTCGCTTCAGAGCAATTCGCCAAGCTGTCGGTACAGATCCCGCTTGAACGGCCGGCAGGAGAGTGCTCCGTTGGACAGCAGCAGATGATTGAAATTGCCAAAGCACTGATGACCGACGCGAAGGTCATTATCATGGATGAGCCAACCGCAGCGCTGACGGAACGCGAGATTCAGAAGTTATTTGGCGTAATTACTGCACTGAAGAAAAACGGAGTATCCATTGTCTATATTTCTCACCGTATGGAGGAGATCTTCACCATCTGCGACCGGATTACGGTGATGCGTGATGGCAGAACGGTGGATACCAAGCCGATTCCGCAGACAAGCTTTGATGAAGTGGTAAGAAAAATGGTTGGTCGGGAACTAACCGAGCGGTATCCAGCCCGGAATCCTTCCTATGGCGAAGTGGTTCTGGAAGTACGGGACGCTAGCATTAAGGGCTTGTTCCAGAATGTCAGCTTCAACGTAAGAGCAGGTGAGATTGTCGGGTTCTCGGGACTTATGGGTTCGGGACGGACAGAGATCATGAGAGCCATTTTTGGATTGGACACCATGAACAGTGGCGAAGTATGGATCCGTGGCAAAAAAGCGAACATCCGTAAACCTTCGGATGCAGTGAGACACGGCATCGGTTTCATTACAGAAGACCGTAAGGATGAAGGCCTCGTACTGGACTTCTCCATTCGGGAGAACATGGCGCTGCCGAATCTGTTCAGCTTCTCCAGTAAAGGGTTCATTTCCACTGCCAAAGAACAGGATTTCGTCGATACCCTGATCAAGCGTCTGCAGATCAAGACGCAATCATCGGAGACTGCTGCGCGTAATCTGTCGGGGGGCAATCAGCAAAAGGTCGTTATCGCCAAATGGGTGGGTATCGGACCCAGCGTGCTCATACTGGATGAACCGACGAGAGGCGTGGATGTCGGAGCGAAACGTGAAATCTATCAATTGATGAATGAACTGACAGAACGCGGTGTCGCCATCATCATGGTATCTTCGGAGCTTCCCGAAGTACTCGGGATGAGTGACCGAATTGTGGTCGTGCATGAAGGGCGGATCAGCGGAGAGCTAACCAGGGAAGAAGCAACACAGGAAAACATTATGACATTGGCCACAGGGGGACAGTGA
- a CDS encoding GNAT family N-acetyltransferase encodes MNMQIELVPRERSQVIRHLMQFYLYDFTKYLNIDVDSNGIFPEYPGLEAFWEEEGLKFAFLITCDGAPAGFALVERFEPGSKDNDYYLTEFFVMQKYRRSGIGTQAAHELFHRFPGRWKVTQVRNNVIAQAFWRKVIGAYTGGRFREKFHPELGNPSQFFVT; translated from the coding sequence ATGAATATGCAAATCGAACTGGTTCCCCGAGAACGGAGTCAGGTGATCCGCCATTTAATGCAATTTTATCTGTATGATTTCACGAAATATTTAAATATTGATGTGGACAGCAACGGTATTTTTCCGGAGTATCCCGGTCTGGAGGCATTTTGGGAGGAGGAAGGCCTCAAATTTGCTTTCCTCATCACATGTGATGGAGCACCTGCCGGCTTTGCACTGGTGGAACGCTTCGAGCCAGGCAGCAAGGATAACGATTATTATTTGACCGAGTTCTTCGTCATGCAAAAATATCGACGGAGCGGGATCGGGACTCAAGCGGCACACGAGCTGTTTCATCGTTTTCCGGGACGATGGAAAGTAACGCAGGTGCGCAACAATGTGATCGCTCAGGCGTTCTGGAGAAAAGTAATCGGAGCCTATACAGGAGGAAGATTTCGCGAGAAATTTCATCCGGAATTAGGGAATCCGAGCCAGTTTTTTGTAACGTGA
- a CDS encoding HNH endonuclease, whose amino-acid sequence MSNRCELCGREPVETTVHHLTPKEMGGTFMPTADLCIPCHKQIHSLFTNQDIISLNLTELQALREHERMAPFVRWIRKQPPSTIPRTRKSNHVRRS is encoded by the coding sequence TTGAGTAACCGATGCGAATTATGTGGTAGAGAGCCTGTGGAGACAACAGTTCACCATCTCACCCCCAAAGAAATGGGCGGAACGTTCATGCCTACCGCCGATCTATGTATCCCCTGTCATAAACAAATCCATTCGTTGTTTACCAACCAGGATATCATCAGTCTGAATTTAACAGAACTTCAGGCACTGCGAGAGCATGAACGAATGGCCCCTTTTGTTCGCTGGATTCGCAAACAGCCACCTTCCACCATTCCCCGGACGCGCAAATCCAATCACGTTCGCAGATCTTAA
- a CDS encoding LacI family DNA-binding transcriptional regulator produces the protein MTTIKDVANLAGVSVATVSRVINDRGYVHADTRKKVEDAVKALNFSPNEVARSLYKRKSKLIGLLLPDIANPYFPQLARGVEDRMQEQDFRLIFGNSDEDESKEQDYIQTFVQNNVVGVISSTNYPHSPIYEKLKIPVVFLDRTALDSPSVYADGREGGRLAAREIIKRGSRRITVMQGPSHIKPAQDRFEGAIEIIRDAGLNYGVIQTTSFSFNEAGLWAEELFSKYADTDGVIASNDIAAMAVLHEASRIGRKVPDDVQVIGFDDIPMSSLLSPALSTIRQPAYEMGREAAGLLIGLVEQAPIENKNIQLPVGFIERGTTRKVKSNG, from the coding sequence ATGACAACAATCAAAGACGTAGCAAATCTGGCTGGCGTATCGGTAGCCACCGTATCAAGGGTCATTAATGACAGGGGTTATGTACATGCGGATACACGCAAGAAAGTAGAAGATGCCGTGAAGGCGCTTAACTTCTCCCCTAACGAAGTAGCTCGATCATTATATAAACGTAAATCCAAACTGATTGGTCTGCTGCTTCCGGATATTGCAAACCCTTACTTTCCGCAATTAGCTCGGGGTGTAGAGGATCGTATGCAGGAGCAGGATTTCAGACTTATTTTCGGAAATAGCGATGAGGATGAATCGAAGGAGCAGGACTATATCCAGACGTTTGTTCAAAATAACGTAGTTGGTGTGATCTCTTCAACGAACTACCCTCATTCTCCAATATATGAAAAATTAAAAATTCCTGTCGTGTTTCTTGACCGGACTGCACTGGATAGTCCTTCTGTCTATGCAGACGGAAGAGAGGGCGGACGATTGGCAGCGAGAGAGATTATCAAGCGCGGTAGCCGCCGGATAACCGTTATGCAGGGTCCCTCACATATCAAGCCAGCACAGGATCGGTTCGAGGGAGCCATTGAAATCATCCGGGATGCCGGTTTGAATTACGGCGTAATCCAGACAACCTCGTTCTCGTTTAACGAAGCGGGATTATGGGCAGAAGAGCTGTTCAGCAAATACGCCGACACGGATGGGGTCATTGCCAGCAATGACATTGCAGCCATGGCGGTACTGCATGAGGCATCACGAATCGGAAGAAAGGTTCCTGACGATGTGCAAGTGATTGGCTTTGACGATATTCCAATGAGCAGTCTGTTATCACCAGCATTGTCCACCATTCGCCAGCCTGCATACGAGATGGGTAGGGAAGCAGCGGGATTACTTATCGGGCTTGTAGAACAAGCTCCAATTGAGAACAAAAACATACAGCTGCCCGTAGGATTTATTGAACGCGGCACAACCAGAAAGGTGAAATCAAATGGCTAA
- a CDS encoding SDR family NAD(P)-dependent oxidoreductase, with the protein MIGPTFHLEGQTALVTGAGRGIGKAIAIGLAESGCDVALVSRTRKEVEETAALIYEQTGRRAIALCADITSREQLEAAFSEVIAELGRLDILVNNAGMNIRTPALEVTDEQWETIMQTNLKSAFMASQLAGQHMKEQGGGKIINISSVGGHTALRTGVVYGATKAALIHMTKVLALEWGKYGIRVNAVGPWYFRTPLTEKLLDDPQYLQEIVSRTPLQRVGELQEVVGPVVFLASEAAGYITGQTLLVDGGMSIYGF; encoded by the coding sequence ATGATCGGACCTACATTTCATCTGGAAGGACAGACTGCCCTCGTAACAGGTGCGGGAAGAGGGATCGGAAAGGCGATCGCCATTGGACTGGCAGAGTCGGGATGTGATGTTGCTCTTGTTTCCCGAACGAGGAAGGAGGTCGAGGAGACGGCTGCTTTAATTTATGAGCAAACAGGTCGAAGGGCTATCGCCTTGTGTGCAGATATCACGTCCAGGGAACAGCTGGAAGCTGCCTTTAGTGAGGTAATAGCAGAACTGGGAAGACTGGATATTCTCGTGAACAATGCCGGCATGAACATTCGAACGCCAGCTCTTGAAGTAACGGACGAGCAATGGGAGACCATTATGCAGACAAATCTGAAATCAGCCTTCATGGCTTCGCAGCTGGCAGGTCAGCACATGAAGGAGCAGGGCGGCGGCAAGATCATTAATATCTCTTCCGTAGGTGGACACACAGCACTGCGAACAGGTGTAGTATATGGTGCAACCAAGGCAGCTCTTATTCATATGACCAAAGTGCTGGCTTTGGAGTGGGGGAAATATGGTATTCGTGTGAATGCCGTAGGTCCGTGGTACTTCCGGACTCCGCTGACTGAAAAGCTGCTGGATGATCCTCAATATCTCCAGGAGATTGTAAGCCGGACACCCCTTCAACGGGTCGGTGAACTGCAGGAGGTCGTTGGACCAGTTGTTTTTCTGGCGTCGGAGGCTGCCGGGTATATTACGGGTCAAACGCTGCTCGTAGACGGCGGCATGTCCATATACGGATTTTAA
- a CDS encoding molybdopterin molybdotransferase MoeA, with protein sequence MTSPKFNRTAVQVEAAQAKISPHVTKASIEKVTLESAHGRTLAETIYAPHPYPFFRRSGMDGYAIISSDTTHASSDQQIWLRVVDEIPCGYTSNLPIVPGTTARIMTGAQVPEGADAVVMLEMTESREQDGEQWIALKRHIQPNANVTPIGLEVREGQLLLEAGTIIQAGEQSVLATFGVADVPVFRRPRVAIFATGTELLEVDEPLQPGRIRNSNSHMLRSLVVEAGGEPVMYGSIADDVDTARAKLTEAVEHNDIVVTTGGVSVGDYDIMGDLVREGNMEMLFNKVTMRPGSVTTAAVVSDKLLFALSGNPGACFVGFGLFVRPTIRMMQNDARPYLEEWTAILDQEYTKVNNFTRFVRGRTEIRNGRVYAMPAASRVDESSVMITIKDSDCLIIIPPDQKGIAAGEQVRILKLPSGQVR encoded by the coding sequence ATGACAAGCCCCAAATTTAATCGTACAGCCGTGCAGGTCGAAGCTGCTCAGGCCAAAATATCACCTCATGTTACTAAAGCTTCAATTGAAAAAGTAACCCTGGAATCAGCGCATGGACGAACGCTCGCAGAAACGATTTATGCTCCCCATCCATATCCTTTCTTCCGAAGATCGGGTATGGATGGCTACGCGATTATCAGCAGTGATACGACTCATGCGTCCAGCGATCAACAGATCTGGCTGCGAGTCGTTGATGAAATTCCATGCGGATATACGTCGAACCTACCCATCGTTCCAGGCACCACGGCCAGAATCATGACAGGTGCACAAGTGCCCGAAGGGGCAGATGCCGTTGTTATGCTGGAGATGACTGAAAGCAGGGAACAGGATGGAGAACAATGGATTGCATTGAAACGCCATATCCAGCCGAATGCCAATGTAACGCCAATTGGACTGGAAGTTCGGGAAGGTCAGCTGCTGCTTGAAGCCGGAACGATCATCCAGGCTGGAGAGCAATCCGTTCTGGCTACTTTTGGCGTGGCAGATGTACCGGTCTTTCGGCGTCCGAGAGTTGCTATTTTTGCAACGGGAACGGAATTGCTGGAGGTGGATGAGCCGCTGCAGCCGGGACGAATTCGTAACAGCAACAGTCATATGCTCCGATCCTTAGTTGTTGAGGCAGGGGGCGAACCTGTGATGTACGGGTCCATTGCGGATGATGTGGATACTGCTCGTGCAAAACTGACAGAAGCAGTGGAGCATAACGATATCGTCGTCACCACAGGCGGCGTATCGGTCGGCGATTATGACATTATGGGTGATCTGGTACGGGAAGGCAACATGGAGATGCTGTTTAATAAAGTGACAATGCGTCCAGGAAGTGTTACGACAGCCGCGGTTGTGAGTGATAAGTTGCTATTTGCACTATCCGGTAACCCAGGAGCCTGTTTTGTTGGATTCGGACTGTTTGTAAGGCCGACCATACGCATGATGCAAAACGATGCCCGCCCTTACTTGGAAGAGTGGACAGCAATCCTGGATCAAGAATATACAAAAGTAAACAATTTTACGCGATTTGTACGGGGGCGCACGGAGATCCGGAATGGCCGGGTATATGCGATGCCTGCTGCGTCACGAGTGGATGAGTCCAGCGTCATGATTACCATCAAGGACAGCGATTGCTTGATCATCATCCCACCTGATCAGAAAGGGATTGCTGCAGGAGAACAGGTTCGCATTCTTAAGCTGCCAAGTGGACAGGTGAGGTAG
- the rbsK gene encoding ribokinase, whose amino-acid sequence MAKICVIGSSSMDLVVTSSRRPGAGETVLGDSFKTVPGGKGANQAVAAARLGAEVAMVGRVGDDAFGTAILNNLQANAVNTQNVKPVTHLESGTAHIILAEGDNSIVVVEAANREVTPSYVDQATKVIRDADIVLIQQEIPEETVVHVSSLCAEYGTPLLLNPAPARTVPQEVIDKATYITPNEHEAQILFQGMSPAEALRLYPNKLFITEGSKGVRYFDGAQEILVPTYKVEAVDTTGAGDTFNAAFAVALAEGKPLQESIRFANRAASLSVTKFGAQGGMPTRNEVEESLS is encoded by the coding sequence ATGGCTAAAATATGCGTAATCGGAAGCAGTTCCATGGATCTCGTCGTTACATCTTCAAGACGTCCAGGGGCGGGTGAAACCGTCCTTGGAGACAGCTTCAAAACGGTTCCTGGTGGAAAAGGAGCCAATCAGGCCGTTGCTGCTGCACGGTTGGGTGCCGAGGTTGCGATGGTCGGCCGGGTAGGAGATGACGCATTCGGCACAGCAATTTTAAATAATCTTCAAGCAAATGCTGTAAATACGCAAAATGTGAAACCGGTTACACATTTGGAGAGTGGAACGGCTCATATCATATTGGCAGAAGGTGACAATAGTATCGTAGTCGTCGAGGCGGCAAATCGCGAAGTCACTCCTTCTTATGTAGATCAAGCGACTAAGGTGATCCGCGATGCCGATATCGTGCTGATCCAGCAGGAAATTCCCGAAGAAACCGTAGTCCATGTGAGTTCTCTGTGTGCTGAGTACGGAACGCCGCTGCTGCTTAATCCGGCTCCAGCGAGAACAGTGCCGCAGGAAGTCATTGACAAAGCCACCTACATCACGCCGAACGAGCATGAAGCCCAGATCCTGTTCCAAGGCATGAGCCCGGCAGAGGCTTTGCGCCTATATCCAAACAAGCTGTTTATCACGGAAGGCAGCAAGGGCGTTCGTTATTTTGATGGAGCGCAAGAAATCCTTGTCCCAACATACAAGGTGGAGGCCGTGGATACGACTGGTGCAGGAGATACATTTAACGCAGCATTCGCGGTCGCCTTGGCGGAAGGCAAGCCTCTGCAGGAGAGCATTCGTTTTGCCAATCGTGCCGCATCGTTGTCCGTGACCAAGTTCGGAGCGCAGGGCGGCATGCCAACGAGAAACGAAGTGGAGGAGAGTCTGTCATGA
- the mobB gene encoding molybdopterin-guanine dinucleotide biosynthesis protein B encodes MANKSTAPPIVQIVGYKNTGKSTLTAALTRYLSSVGLRVAVIKHDGHDHFQMDHEGTDSYRFNQAGASAVVVMSEKRTAIIEQQPTRLETMLTRLSDYDWILIEGYKEAAYPKLVMIREEQHIAILEKLKGVMAVVSWFPRESLHSAGSEQGPLSDVVWHSVQETERIAQWLLKKVNKEQS; translated from the coding sequence ATGGCCAATAAGAGTACAGCACCACCTATTGTGCAGATCGTGGGATACAAAAATACAGGGAAAAGCACCTTAACAGCAGCACTGACCAGATATCTTTCCTCGGTAGGGCTGCGTGTTGCGGTTATTAAGCATGATGGACACGATCATTTTCAGATGGATCATGAAGGGACAGATTCATACCGTTTCAATCAGGCCGGAGCCTCCGCTGTGGTTGTGATGTCGGAGAAACGAACGGCGATTATTGAGCAGCAGCCAACCCGACTTGAGACGATGCTAACCCGTTTATCGGATTACGATTGGATTCTGATTGAGGGTTACAAAGAGGCAGCTTATCCCAAGCTAGTGATGATTCGCGAAGAACAACATATAGCTATACTTGAGAAGCTAAAGGGAGTGATGGCAGTCGTCTCCTGGTTCCCGAGAGAATCATTACATTCAGCGGGAAGCGAACAGGGTCCGCTCAGCGATGTGGTTTGGCACTCTGTGCAGGAGACTGAACGTATTGCTCAGTGGTTGCTGAAAAAGGTGAATAAAGAACAATCATGA
- the rbsD gene encoding D-ribose pyranase, translating into MKRNGILNSHISKILSDLGHTDMIAIADAGLPVPEGVVKIDVALKLGTPSFQEVVELIADDMVIERVIVAEEIKEGNPAALRFVTEKFGNNAIDASVNHEQFKALTRQVKAVIRTGEATPYANCILQSGVHFG; encoded by the coding sequence ATGAAAAGAAACGGCATACTAAATAGTCATATTTCTAAAATACTTTCTGACTTAGGCCATACAGACATGATTGCCATTGCTGATGCCGGCCTTCCTGTTCCAGAAGGCGTGGTCAAGATTGATGTTGCCCTGAAACTCGGAACGCCAAGCTTTCAGGAAGTGGTCGAACTAATCGCAGACGATATGGTCATTGAGAGAGTGATTGTGGCAGAAGAGATCAAGGAAGGCAATCCGGCGGCTTTGCGGTTCGTTACCGAGAAATTTGGCAACAATGCCATTGATGCCTCCGTAAACCACGAACAATTCAAAGCACTAACTCGGCAGGTTAAGGCGGTTATTCGTACAGGTGAAGCTACACCCTATGCCAATTGCATTTTACAATCAGGTGTCCATTTCGGTTAA